The nucleotide window CCGAATAATCTACCACCAGTGCCTGCGTGTTCATCACGAGTTCTACAGGACGTCCCATATACAGATTATATCCATACTGTGTGCCAATCTGCTGAAAGAATCGGGGTCGCATCATTAACGACACCCCCTTCTCCCCCATAACAGCTATACCTTCCAGATGAGGATTGGACTTGAAAAGATGATATACGATATCGCATTTTGTATCAGATCGTACTACAGGAATTGGTTCAGCAATCTCGCCTATTTGCGTAAACATACTATTCTACTCCTCTATTCGTAGCATCTAATCCATACTTACAAATATATATGTAGGTCTTTATCAATGGTCACATCGTACCACTTTCTACTTGAAAAAGCGTTAACTGAAGGTAAAAGTTTATAAAAGATAATTTTCACCACATGATTCTGTGATATTTCGTTATGCAAAAATACCGTCATGTACTGGATATTATAAATCCAATAAATGACGGTATTCGTTGGCCTATATTACAGAAGTTTATCGGCATGAAATGAACGAATTCAGATATAGGCCGCCAAAATTCATTTGGCTAGAACCTATCCTGAAACCAAACTATACTTGCCAGCTCACTACTCCTGACCCTTTCAGCTTACCTTATGCTCAATTCTCAGCTTGTCAGCGACCATCGCGATGAACTCGCTATTTGTTGGTTTCGACTTGCTGATATTGATCGTATAGCCAAACAAGTGGCTGATGCTGTCGATGTTACCACGAGTCCATGCCACTTCAATCGCATGACGGATCGCACGTTCGACGCGGGACGGCGTCGTTTTGAATTTTTCGGCAATGGCCGGATACAATGTTTTGGTGATGGCTCCCAAAATTTCGATATTGTTATACACCATCGTAATCGCTTCGCGCAAATACTGATATCCCTTAATATGCGCAGGAACGCCGATTTCATGTATGATGGACGTAATGCTGGCATCCAGATTTTTGTGTTTGCCCATTGGCACAACATTGGATTTCATAAACATGGATGATCCGCTGCTTGTGGACATTGCCGTCTGTGTTCCGACCAGTTGACGCACACGATTTGCGAGCACTTCCATGTCAAACGGCTTAAGAATGTAATAGGAAGCTCCGAGTTGCACGGCACGCTGTGTGATATTCTCTTGTCCGAATGCCGTAAGCATAATGACTTTAGGCTGTGGAGACAGGTTCAGGTCGCGCAAGCGCTCAAGTACGCCCAGTCCATCCAGATGAGGCATGATAATATCCAGAATCAATACATCCGGAACATCTCGAGTTTGCTCCAGCAATTGCAGTACTTCTTCTCCATTGTATGCAATACCGGTTACTTCCATATCTTCCTGTTCAGATATATATTCGGCAAGCAAATTCGTAAATTCACGATTATCATCGGCCAGCAATACCTCAATTTTTTGCAAAACGGTATCCTCCTTTAAATTAAACATCGTTTCGTACATTTCCTTACAGGTTAAATTTTCGACACAGCAAGTTAAATTCCTCCTGTCGAAAATTATTTTTCTTTATTTTTTTTTCTTGATCCTATATAATAAATAATTTATTTCATTATCCGATATATTATGTTTGCTTTCGACAAAAAAGAACCTCAGGGCTGTTTAGCCAGCCTTGAGGTTCTTATCGTTTTCCTTTTTCATCATAACGCCAGCATCTTGTAACATCCATTCAATGAAGCAACCGTAACCCGATTTCGGATCATTGACAAATACATGAGTAACCGCACCAATCAATTTACCATTTTGCACAATAGGACTGCCACTCATACCTTGAACAATGCCTCCGGTCTTATCCAGCAATTTCGGGTCCGTGATTCGAAGTACCAGACCTTTGGTCGCTGGCTCGGATTGATCTGCCACATGAACAATGTCAATCGAGAAGCGTTCAACTTGTTGACCGTCAACCACGGTAAGTATTTCGGCCGGTCCTTCCTTTACTTCATGAGAAAAAGCGACGGGAATGCCTTTCGAGTACAAACTGTGCTCAGGATTTCCGGACATTTTACCAAAGATGCCAAAAGCCGTATTGCGTTCAATATTGCCCAAAATCTTGCTTTCCTTGAGGAAATGAGCACGTTTTTCACCCGGATCACCGGTCTCGCTCTTCGAAATTGACGTTACATTGGACTGAACGATCTGACCACTACCCACAACAATAGATGTCTGTGTGTTCATATCTGTTATGACATGGCCGAGTGCGCCATATACGCCCTGATCGGGAGCATAGAAGGTAAGTGTCCCAACACCAGCAGCGGAATCACGAATGTACAAGCCAAGCCTCCACGCTTGATCTTCAGAGTCGTAAGCAGGAGTTAATCGAGTCTTGACCGTTTCCTTACCACGTTTCAATACCACATCGATGCCTTTTTTACTTTTGCCTGCAAGTTCAACGGCTTCGGAGACACCTGCCACGCCATCCAGACGTTTCCCATCCATATGCGTAATCAGATCTCCGAGCTTAATGCCCGCTGTTTCTCCGGGCGATACGCGCTCATCCTGTCCGGAACGGACCAGATGATGGCCGACAACCAGAATGCCTGCCGATTTAACCTTGACGCCAATGGTTTGACCCCCGGGTACAACACGCAAATCCGGAATCACATTCACATGCACTGTTTTCACCGGAATTTTACCCCACAACTTTAACGTTAATTTGGCATGTCCCGTTTGTTGGGGGTGAAGATGCAAAGGTTGTTGCCTGGTAACATGCATCGCTGCCTGATCATCCAAACCAACAATATCAGGACGATCTACAACGGCGCTTGAAGCAGCAGGTACAGCGAGCCGGACATCCGCTTGCCTGCCAGCAAACACCTGTAATTCATCCGGCAGTGAAGCATAACTTTGCACAGGCTGAATGGCCTGGCTAATCACACAAAGAAAGAAGGCAAATAAAAGACCTAGCAATTTCTTCCTGAGGGGGGGATTCAATGGCTGTCACACTCCCTTTGCTTCTTTCGCTTGACGAAAGGTGGTCGCCAATTGCGTACCTTTAAGATAACCTCGCCCCCAGGCTTTTATTACTGTCAAACATTACGCCAGCCGTTCGTTTAACCCTTTTTTGGCTTCCGCCAAATTCAGCATTTCCTGTGCATGATGCAGCGTTTTTTCTGTAATTTCCACACCGCCCAGCATACGTGCCAATTCCTTCACTCTGCCTTCGTCTGACAGCGATTCCACCTGTGTCATCGTTCGTCCATCGTAAACATGTTTCTCGATGAGGTACTGATGATCTGCCATACAAGCCACTTGTGGTAAGTGAGTTATTGAGAAAACCTGACAGGTCGAAGACAAACGGAACAGTTTTTCCGCAATGGATTGAGCTGCTCTACCGCTAACTCCTGTATCAACTTCATCAAAAATCAACACAGGTATCCGGTCATGTCGTGCAAAGATACTCTTCATCGCCAGCATCATTCTCGACAACTCACCACCTGAAGCAATCTTGCCCAGTGGTCGCAGTGGCTCACCAGGGTTGGGTGAGATCAGGAATTCCGCATTGTCCGCACCATGACGATTCAGACGAATACGGCGTCCATTCCATTCAATGCCCTTCGGATCTTCGAATGGAGTAATCTGAACACGAAGTGTGGTTCGCTCCATCTGTAGATCCTTGAGCTCACTTTCCACCTGAGCAGCAAGTTCCTCTGCACATTGTTTGCGAACCTTGCTGAGTTCTTCGGCAGACTCCATCACAAGGTTAAGCATTTTGTCACGTTCAGCTCGCAATTTCTCCAGCCGTTCGTCCTTGTTCTCCAGTTGGTCGGTTTCATGGCTAATCTGATCATAATAACTCAGAATAAGTTCCACACTGTCTCCGTATTTCCGTCTGAGGCCAGAAATCAGATTCAGCCTTTGCTCCACTTCTTCCAGCCTAGCCGGATTAAATTCAATCTTCTCCCGGTAATCCCTTAACTGGAATGTCGCATCTTCCAATTGATAAAATGCCGATTGCAACTGCTCTACAATCGGTTGCAGACCTTTGCTATCGTAGCCAGAGATATCTTCAATTCTAGAAAGAGCAATGCTAACAGCTTCAAGCCCGCGTTGACCACTGAGCAGATCATATGCACCAGCAACACTGTCCATCATTTTCTCACTATGGGATAGTTTGACCCGTTCTTCCCCGAGTAATTCATCCTCACCTCGTGTAAGGCCTGCGGCTGCGATCTCTTCAAGCTGAAAGCGATACATGTCCAAGAGTTGATATGCACGCTGACTGGACTCCTGAAGCGCACGCAGTTCTTTTTCCGCCGTGATAAACTTGCTGTAGCGCTCCTGGTACTTCGCTTTGATCGGTCCGATGACTTCCGAGCCATAGGTGTCAAGAAGCCCCAGATGGCTCTCAGCTCTCAGCAGACTCTGATGTTCATGTTGTCCATGGATATTGATCAGCTTCTCGCCTACTTCCCGCAGCATGGTCAGATTGACCAATTGCCCGTTAATGCGGGATGTACTCTTTCCCTGTGTATTCAGCTCACGCCGAATAACCAAATGCTCTTCCGGCTCACAGTGAATACCAAGCTTCTCTAATGTTTGCCATACCGGATGACTCTGCTCCATCTCGAACAAGGCCTCCATCTCTGCCTTCTCACATCCGTACCGGATCAGATCCGCTGAACTGCGCCCACCGGCAATTAAGCCAAGTGCATCTATAATAATCGACTTCCCCGCACCCGTTTCCCCTGAAAGTACATGGAATCCTGGATGGAATACAACGTCCACTTCTTCCACCACAGCCAGATTGCGAATCGATAAAGTAACTAACATCTGCAAAAACACCTCCGGATGACTAACTCAGAAATTATGCTTTTGAACCATTGCTTTAAGCAATATAACCCATGATGCGTTCAATAACGGTCACACTGTTACCTTCAGTCCGGCAGATAATGAGGATGGTGTCATCTCCACAGATCGTGCCCATGACTTCATTCCACTCAATATTATCAAGTAAAGCTGCAATGGAGTTGGCTGTTCCCGGCAAACATTTCATCACAACCAGATTGTTCGTGTGATCAATGTGCAGGAAGTTGTCCACGAGTGCACGCTTCAACTTTTGAATCGGATTATATCGTTGATCTGTCGGTAAAGAGTACTTGTACCGTCCGTCATCCATCGGTATCTTGATTAACAGAAGTTCCTTGATATCCCGGGATACCGTCGCCTGAGTCACCTGAAAACCTGATTGGCGCAATGATTCAACCAGATCATCCTGGGTCTCAATTTCATTTTGACTAATGATTTCACGAATCTTGATGTGTCTTTGTCCTTTCATACATGCCTCCAGTTAAATGTATTGCAATAAAGCAGCTAGTGTAGTTCGCCGCAGATTTCGCCAAACCATGGTTTTTTACTTTATTAGTCCAGATCATCCCCATCATACACATCTTCCTGGTAGTCCATGAGCCTGATTAACTTAATATCGGAATCTTCCACGTCAACATACAGTAGTCCTTCACAGCCAGGGTATAACAACAGATAGTTGAGGAAGCGATCCCTTAGCGCAGGTCCAGTCAATTCAAGCGGTTGTCTGCGACGCGATGTCTTGACCAGGTATCTGAGATCCTCACGTTCTGCAACATAATCGATAAATAATCTGCTGTAAAATACGGATTCGTTGGTCTCAAAAGCCAAGGGGACTTTCATTTTGCCACCGATGACTTCGTAACCCTGAGCTTCAAGCAAATCCAATGCAGGGGAATCCTTAATCTTCACGTTCAGTTGCATTCCAGACAAGCTTACCGGCATCGGTCGGTTCACCCAATTACGTAAGCCGAAGAACAGCCACAAGATCAAACAGACAGCAAGTACACCTATAACGATTGTGTCATATTGTCCATCCATTATCGCTCACCTCGAAGACATATTCGAGGTTCAGTAACGATTTCCCTTTACACTAATCATCTTTCCAGCGAAAAGAAACCCATCTTATGATGAGTTTCCCGTAAATGTATGAGCCGCTTCCTTCGCAACTTGCTCCGCAAGTGCATCAAGTGAAGCTGGATCGTTCTCTGGTTGTGTTGCATCTGGTTCTTCCAGACGCCAATGTGCGAGAAATTCTATATTACCTTCTCCACCGGTTATGGGGGAAAAAGTTAAACTCTGCAGATGCAAACCAAGTTGACTCGCAAAATGGAGCATCGTCTGCAATACATCCTTGTGTACCTTCGTATCACGTACCACACCGGATTTGCCTACTTTTTCACGCCCTGCCTCAAATTGAGGTTTAATCAAAGCTACGATATCTGCAGGTTGTTTCAAAAGGGCCAAGAGTGGCGGCAATATGATTCGCAATGAAATGAACGACACATCAATGCTGGCAAAGTTCGGCACAGGTCCCGTCAGATCTTCAGGAGTCACATAGCGAAAATTGGTTCTTTCCATAACAGTAACCCGCTCATCATTACGCAAAGACCAGTCAAGCTGATTATAGCCCACATCAATAGCGTAAACGTGAGACGCACCATGCTGTAGTGCACAATCCGTAAAACCACCGGTGGATGAACCGATGTCGAGCATGACAAGTCCATTCATATCAAGGGCGAAATGACGGATCGCTTTTTCGAGCTTCAATCCGCCTCTGCCGACATAGGGATGTACCGAGCCTTTAACTTTCAGCTCGGCTTCCCTTGGAATTTTCATACCCGCCTTTTCGATCGGCTCATTATTGGCATACACCAGTCCAGCCATGATCGCTGCTTTAGCCTTCTCACGACTTTCATAAAAGCCCTGCTCAACCAGCAGAACATCAATTCGTTCTTTCGGGAGTGACATGTATTTCTCCTATCATGTAAATTTACGAAGGAAAACGTGTTTTGGGTATGCCGTAAGAAGATTGAACGGCCATGTTGCGCAGTTCAGCACATACATTCTCAACGGTAAGACCCACTTCCTCACGTTGTTCCTTGATACTGCCATGCTCGATGAAGCGATCCGGAATCCCCATCAGTTTTACATGTACATCATGCAATCCCTGTTCTGCGTAGAACTCCAGAACCGCACTGCCCATGCTACCCGCTTGAGAAGCTTCTTCAAGTACAATCAATTTGGTGCCTCGAACAGCCAAATCACGCAGCATTTGCTCATCCAAAGGTTTGAGGAAGCGAGCGTTGATTACGCCTGCTGTAATGCCTTCCCGCTTCGCCATCTCTGCTGCTTCTTCTGCAAGCTGCACCATTGATCCTGAAGCGATAACAGCATATCCTTCGGATGGACGCAACTGCTCCCATGTTCCAATTGGTATCGGAACAAGCACATCATCCAGAGGTACCCCCACCACATTGTTTCGTGGATAACGGTAAGCAATTGGACCTTCATTATAATCAAGCGCCGTTTTCATCATATGACGCAATTCATTTTCGTCTTTTGGCATCATCAGAACGATATTTGGAATATGGCGCATAAATGCCACATCGTATACCCCTTGATGTGTTTCCCCATCTGGACCAACAAACCCGGCACGGTCAATGGCAAACATCACGTTGGCGTTATGACGACAAATATCATGTACAATCTGATCATATGCACGTTGCATAAAAGTAGAATACACGGCAAAGACCGGCTTCAAGCCTTCCATAGCCAGTGCAGCACACATGGTCGCCGCATGCTGTTCTGCGATACCCACGTCAATCATGCGATCCGGAAATTCCTTACTAAAAGGAATGAGACCTGATCCCGTAGGCATTGCCGGCGTTACAGCTACGATCCGCTTATCCTGCTTCGCAAGATCAATCAGCGTTTGACCGAACACTTCCGTGTACATCGGTTTCCCCACTGCCTTCAACACTTGACCGGATTCAATTTTGTACGGAGAGATTCCGTGCCACTTGTGCGAATCGGCTTCTGCTGGCTGATAACCTTTGCCTTTGGTTGTAAGCACATGAACGAGCACAGGACCATCCACGTTATCCGCCTGTTTGAAGGTTTCAATCAATTTGGGAATATCATGCCCATCAATCGGTCCCAAATACGTGAAGCCCAGTTCTTCAAAAAGAACACCTGGTACCATCATATATTTGACACTGTCTTTGATCCAGCTTGCCGATTTGGCCAAACGGTCCCCAATAGCAGGGATTTTTTTGAGCATGCCCTCGACATCATCTTTCGCTTTCAGATAATGACGATCCGAACGAATCTTGCTCAAATATTTATGCATAGCCCCAACGTTTGGGGCTATGGACATTTCATTATCATTCAGAATAACCATCAGTTTTCTCTGCTCATGACCAATATGATTGAGGGCTTCAAATGCCATACCACCTGTAAGCGCTCCATCACCAATCATCGCGATGACTTGATTATCTTCACCCTTCAGATCACGCGCAAGGGCCATCCCCATCGCAGCGGACAGTGATGTACTGCTGTGTCCAGCTTCCCATACATCATGTTCACTTTCGTTGCGTTTGACAAACCCGCACAGGCCATTATGTTGACGCAATGTATCAAAGCGATCCATACGCCCTGTCAGGACTTTGTGCACATAAGCCTGATGCCCTACATCGAAAATCATTTTGTCTGCTGGACTGTTATAGCAGTAATGCAGGGCTACCGTGAGCTCAACCACTCCTAAGTTGGGTGCGAGATGCCCCCCTGTAACGGACAGTTTCTCAATCAGAAACTGCCGGATCTCTGCCGACAATAGCGCAAGATCATCCTGAGACATCGACTTTAGATCACTGGGTTGTTTAATTTGTGGAAGCAGCACGAGAATCTCCCCGCTTTCCTAGATTGTTTGATTGTTGTTGTAAATCCATATATACATTATGAATCAAATGACATTAAATCATTATAACATAAAAGAACAAGAATCATAATTTACTGCACTATACTCCCGATAACGAGCATTTTCGCCAGCAAGTTATATAGAATCCTTCTCCATATGTATTTCCGCATCCACTCGGAACAGACTTTTTCCATCCACTCAGAAAAAGGACATTACATTCATTACACGGTTATACAGGTTTTGAAACAGCGCGCACCGTCAGAATCTAATGGTCTCGACTCATCAGATAATCCGCAATTTCCATTAATCTGGATGCATCAGGTAACTCGGCTCTTTCAAGCGCATCTTTTGCAGATTGAGTAAGGGTTTTTACCTCAGCTACAGAAGCTTCCATGCCAATAAAATAAGGATATGTTACCTTCTGCTGATTCACATCGCTCTGTGTTTTCTTACCCATCTTCTGCTCGTCGCCCGTCAGGTCGAGAATATCATCCTGAATCTGGAACGCCAGCCCCAGATCACGGCCGAACACACGCAGTGCTTCCAACTGTCCTTCTGTTGCTCCACCAATTCGTGCTCCAGCAATGAGGGAGAAAACAATCAGATCACCCGTTTTGTGCAAATGAATATATTGGAGCTGTGAAAGATCGGTCATGCCTTGCTCGCCTTCCATATCAGCAACTTGGCCGCCGACCATCCCTCTTGCTCCAGCAAGTTCGGACATGTCCTCTACGATGGACAGCAACGCATCTGCCGTCACACCACTGCGGCGACCCGCTTGAACAATGCTATAAAAAGCATGAGTTAGCAACGCATCTCCCGCCAATATGGCAGTTGCTTCACCATATACCTTGTGATTCGTTAATTTTCCCCTGCGGTAATCATCATTATCCATAGCAGGCAGGTCGTCGTGGATCAGTGAATAGGTATGAACCATCTCCACGGCGCAGGCTACCGGCATTGCAGCTGTACGCTGTGCACCGAAGGCTTCCGCCGCAGCAACGACCAGAAGAGGACGAAGGCGTTTGCCTCCGGCCATAAGTGAGTACTGCATCGCATCCGTCAGCGATTGGGGTACATCCCAGTGATCGGGAAGAGTGTGTTTCAACTCTTCTGTCACCTCAGCTGTGATCTCCTCCAGGTATGCTTGAAACGAAGGACGATTACTCATGGATTTCACCGCTCTCATCGTCAGCAGTTCCGAAGGGCTTCTTGCGAAGCTCTCCATCTTCTTCTACGATCATCTCGATCTTGCGTTCCACTTGTTCCAGCTTCAGACCGCAAAGTTGCGAAAGTTTCATCCCGCGTTGAAACAGATCAATGGCCTGTTCCAACGGAACATCACCATGCTCAAGCTGACCTACGATGTCTTCCAATGCCGCCATTGCCTCTTCAAAATTCAATTCCGGTTCATTCGCCATGGGTATTGTCGTCCTCCTTCATTCCCCAAACCTGACAGTCCAGCTGTCCGTCTGTTAATTTAATCTTAATTGAATCTCCAGGCTGTACATCCTTCGTAGACTTGATCAATCGCTGTTCCTGCTCATCATAGACAAGGCTGTATCCACGTGACATGACTTTAAGCGGGCTAAGCGCATCCAGATGCCGCACAGATGATTTCCACTGTTGCTGCTTCGATCTGGTTATGGACCTGATCGCAAGTTCCAGTTGTCTGCGTGCTGCCGCATTTTCACGGCGTGCTGCATTGACTTGATCACGAGGATTGAATCGTTGCAGCGCGGCCCGCAGACGTTCCTGCTTCTCTCCCGTCCATTTCATACGTGTATCCACTGTTCTCAAAAGCCGTTGGTGCATCATATCCAGTCGTTCCGTATGCTGCATCAAGGTACGTCTTGGATGAACAAGCACTGGCGAACGCTGTAATCTCGCGAGCCGTTCACGATTATGAACAGCACGCTGACGCAAGCTGTGCTGTAATTGGCGCTGACGTTGTGCAATCTGATCGAGCAACTCAGCTCGATTGGGTACAGCCAGTTCAGCAGCTGCTGTAGGTGTAGCCGCACGCAAATCCGCCGCAAAATCAGCAATGGTGAAGTCCGTTTCGTGCCCAACCGCAGAAATGACAGGAATATCCGAAGCGACGATTGCTCTTGCCACAATCTCCTCATTGAAAGCCCACAACTCCTCCAGTGAACCGCCTCCGCGTCCAACGATAAGTACATCGGCTTCTCCCATCCGGTTCAGGTTGCCAATCGCTTTGACAATGGAAGGTGCTGCACCCTTGCCTTGAACCAGAACAGGATATAAAACAACTTTGGCAGAAGGGTACCTGCGCTGGAGTGTGATCATGATATCCCGCACTGCCGCTCCCGTCGGTGAAGTTACAACCCCGATGGTCTGTGGATAACGTGGGATCTGTCTTTTTCGCGAAGGTGAAAATAACCCTTCATCCTCGAGCTTTTTCTTCAGCTGTTCGTAAGCCAGATACAGACTCCCAATCCCGTCCGGTTGCATATGGGTAGCGTAGAATTGATACTGCCCATCCCGTTCATACACCGAGACATTACCACGAGCAATAACCCTTGCACCCTCCTTCGGTACAAAGGGTAATCGCTGGTTATGGGATGCGAACATAATCGACTTAATCCGGCTGTCCTTATCCTTCAATGTAAAATACATATGGCCGCTGGAGTGATGTGTGAAATTCGAAATCTCCCCGCGCAGCCAGACGTCCGACAGGACCTGATCCGATTCCAGTTTCATTCGAATGTATCGGTTCAGGTCTTTGATGGAGTAGATCTTTTGATCTGCCACAGACAAAACCCTAGGCCAATCCGTGAGCGCGCTTGGCAGCGATCAATGTATTTTGCATCAGCATTGTGATTGTCATCGGACCAACACCGCCAGGAACGGGTGTAATTGGACCAGAAACTTCTTTCACACTCTCGAAATCAACGTCTCCTGCCAGTTTGCCATTATCCAAACGGTTCATGCCGACATCGATAACAACAGCACCTGGTTTCACAAAATCAGCATCCACAAAATTAGCACGGCCGATGGCTACAACTAAAATGTCCGCCTGACGTGTAATTTCTTTCATGTTGGCTGTACGGGAATGACACATGGTTACCGTCGCATTCTCACGTTGGAGCAACAGCGATACCGGTTTGCCAACGATGTTGCTTCTACCGATAACCACTGCATGTTTACCGGACATTTCCAGTCCAGTACGTTTGATCAGTTCAATTACACCCGCTGGGGTACATGGAAGCAGACTATCGTCTCCAATTACGAGATTACCAACATTGACTGGATGGAATCCGTCTACGTCTTTATCCACGGCAATCGCATCAATAACCGCTTTCTCTTCGATGTGTTTAGGTAGTGGAAGTTGAACCAAAATTCCGTTAATGGATTGTTGATTGTTCAGCTTGTCCACCAGCGCAAGCAGATCTTCTTGGGACGTATCTGCATCCAAGCGATGCACTTCGGAGTAGAAACCGAGGTCGTGACATGCTTTTTCTTTATTACGCACATATACTTGGGATGCCGGATCTTCCCCGACGAGCACAACAGCCAGACCAGGTACTACCCCCTGTTCGCTAAGCTGTTTTACTTCTGTTGTCATGCTTGCGCGGATCTCTTGGGATACTTCTTTACCGTTAATAATAGATGCTGTCATTGTACTCTCTCTCCCTTATGTGAATATAAATTTAGAGGTTGTTCAAAAAGCCCGCTTTTGATTACGAAGGATACTGAAAACCGGTCTTTTTGAACACACACTATAATTAATCATAACTTAAGATAATTTTGCTTTAATCGCGTCAACTTCCTGAATCATGCGTCCAAGTACACCATTGACGAATTTACCGGATTCTTCTGTACCAAAATATTTGGACAGTTCAATCGCTTCATTGACCGATACCTTTGCCGGGATGTCATCACGGAATACCATTTCATACGTGGACAGTCGTAGAATCTGGCGATCTACACGTGACAGACGGCTGATCTGCCAACCTTTCAAATAATCCACGAGCAGCCCGTCAATGGCTTC belongs to Paenibacillus sp. FSL H8-0079 and includes:
- the xseA gene encoding exodeoxyribonuclease VII large subunit, whose product is MADQKIYSIKDLNRYIRMKLESDQVLSDVWLRGEISNFTHHSSGHMYFTLKDKDSRIKSIMFASHNQRLPFVPKEGARVIARGNVSVYERDGQYQFYATHMQPDGIGSLYLAYEQLKKKLEDEGLFSPSRKRQIPRYPQTIGVVTSPTGAAVRDIMITLQRRYPSAKVVLYPVLVQGKGAAPSIVKAIGNLNRMGEADVLIVGRGGGSLEELWAFNEEIVARAIVASDIPVISAVGHETDFTIADFAADLRAATPTAAAELAVPNRAELLDQIAQRQRQLQHSLRQRAVHNRERLARLQRSPVLVHPRRTLMQHTERLDMMHQRLLRTVDTRMKWTGEKQERLRAALQRFNPRDQVNAARRENAAARRQLELAIRSITRSKQQQWKSSVRHLDALSPLKVMSRGYSLVYDEQEQRLIKSTKDVQPGDSIKIKLTDGQLDCQVWGMKEDDNTHGE
- the folD gene encoding bifunctional methylenetetrahydrofolate dehydrogenase/methenyltetrahydrofolate cyclohydrolase FolD; translation: MTASIINGKEVSQEIRASMTTEVKQLSEQGVVPGLAVVLVGEDPASQVYVRNKEKACHDLGFYSEVHRLDADTSQEDLLALVDKLNNQQSINGILVQLPLPKHIEEKAVIDAIAVDKDVDGFHPVNVGNLVIGDDSLLPCTPAGVIELIKRTGLEMSGKHAVVIGRSNIVGKPVSLLLQRENATVTMCHSRTANMKEITRQADILVVAIGRANFVDADFVKPGAVVIDVGMNRLDNGKLAGDVDFESVKEVSGPITPVPGGVGPMTITMLMQNTLIAAKRAHGLA
- the nusB gene encoding transcription antitermination factor NusB; translation: MKRRLAREIAVQSLYQMEMNEVGAAEAVNMLINEAAEDNETEVVIRDADVMRTYVTEIVQGAWNNKEAIDGLLVDYLKGWQISRLSRVDRQILRLSTYEMVFRDDIPAKVSVNEAIELSKYFGTEESGKFVNGVLGRMIQEVDAIKAKLS